The stretch of DNA agtattttcattaccatcgagctataatcgatgggcaggcccctattgggcaaccactgatcagatggaaagttatataccgagcctactatggccgagcgcccatgagcgagcccagcatggtcgagatacatagccttagcctagtatggctgagcgcctatgagcgagcctactatggcacaacagttatatataccgagccttataaggccgtacaattattttacttactacattgaaggagttgagtcagtatcagcaggtaagtatatctccagatcatctttgactcccagttacttccagttattatattatcagttcagttttgattttcagttatgttattgccttacatactcggtacattatttcgtactgacgtcccttttccggggatgctgcatttcatgcatgcaggttcagatagacagacgagtagatctcctcagtaggtgtttcccgagttcagcctgatcggtaagctccacgcctttcggagttgccaggtctagagtgttgtgtataTCTTTTGTATATCTGTATAtgtgttatgggtaggtcggggacctgttccgatcatagtacatctatcagtagaggcttgtagacatatcctgttggttaatgcagtatgttgggtttgtaggcctggtatgtataatttggtggtttgtcagctgtagtagctatgacggccttttcagcccagctttatattgatgtttagttagcgctagtttccattcagttttatattttgcttcgcaaattgtcttgcaaggtggccccatggcaaaagtatgacattatgtgttcagagtcccttagtcgcaatttggtacgccaggttaggtgaggcaccgggtgcttgtctcgctcctaggttcggggcgtgacataatCTCTTTgttccttaacttttgaacttgtctatcaagaatTGCAATCAGActctcctcataagtcaattcttcattagcTTTTATAGCCTCCACAGGGACGATGAGCGACAGATCTTCAACAACCTtctcaacatagacacatgaaatactgggtgtACTAAGGACAACTGCATATGTAACTTGAACCTATAGGGCACTTGACCAATCTTCTATGAGATTCTATAAGGTCAGACATATTTGGgggctcaatttccctttcttcccaaatcacATTATTCCATTCATAggagaaactttcaagaatacccaattatcTTGTTTGAACTCCAAATCTCCGTGTTtacatctgaataggacttcttGCAACTTTGATCAGTCTTCAACCACAACTTAATGATCTTGACCTTCTTCATAGCGATGCACAAGGTCTGGACCTAATAACTCTACTTCTCCGACTTCAAACAAACCAGTGGGAGAACTACATCTCCTACAATATAGATCTTCAGACAATGCTActtgaatactagcatgatagctgttgttgtagaaaATTCTATGAgaggtaaatgatcatcccagctacacTTGATGTCAAGAACACAAGTACGCAACATATCATCGAGTTTCTGTATAGTCCGGTCTTcatggaaagttgtactaagattcacttgattACGCAAGCCTTGCTGATCTTTCTGCCAAATGTTAGCGATGAATTGTGCCCCTCGATTGGAGATGATGGAAACTGTAGTAATATATATCTAACTATCACCTAGAGGTACAATTGAGCATAATGTCCTGCTATGTCAAGGGTCTTAACAGGCAAGAAGTGTGCTAATTTCATGAGTCGATCTACAATcatccaaattgagtcaaacttatgagGCATGTGAGGTAGAGCTACTACAAGTCCATTTttatcatctcccacttccacattggaatttcaatATTTTGTGCTAAGACACTGGGTCTTTTGTGTTCGGCCTTCGCGTGCTGGCAATTTGGGAATTGAGCCACAAAGTTTGTTATTTGCCTTTTCTAATAACTCGGCTagtggttttgagtattttagccttattttccttatttgattTATTACATATGTGTACAtatggttacgtgacttgtcTGGGTGGTTAATTTAGTTTTGGTGAAGTTTAGGATTAAGTTGGGACACTTTTCCCTTGGTTGgatgcttaagttgtaagagttgaccagagtttgaattttgtgtaagaGACTTTGGAATGGTGTGTTGATAATtcgaatagcttcgtatggtaatttttgacttaggcatATTTctagattttgatttggaggttcggaGGTCATTTTGTCTTGAATTGACGAAAGATGGAAGGTAGAAGGTTTGGAcatttgataggtttgaccgagagttgtcTTTGTTGATATCGAGTTAAAATATTTGTTATGGGAGTTGGGATaagtccattatgtcatttgggacttgtatgcaaaattagaggtcattccgagtttgttttgtatggttcgacacgagaactagaagttgaaagttcataagtttcctTATGCTAGAATTGAGGAgagattcataattttgatgttgttttgtatgatttgaggctttgattAGATCTAATTTTTGTTTTGTGGCTGGTTTGTATGATTGAACGGGGTCCTGAGAGCTTCGGGTGTGTTTCATATAGGTTTTGGGTCATTTCAGATTATGTTGGCTTTGCTAATGAATTGTTGACTTTTGCTATTTTCACATCGACAATAGGTCTGGTCGGAGGTGCGTGATCACAGAAGCGATCAGGGGGGGACGCAAATGCGATGCTAGGATAGAAGGGTTTAGTCTGTAGGTGTGGACTGTGGAGTGCAGATGCACAGGACATTCTATAGAAGTAAAGCCTCAAATGTGCTagatgtccgcagaagcggctggtCAGAGGATAAGTGTCTTCCACATCTATAATGAATTTTTCGCAGATGAGGTATCGCAGATGCGACACCGTGGACAGCAAATGCAAATAGGTTAGAGGTTAATAATTGTTTCTCAAAACCCCGaatccgtgatgccaaagtaggcatagaggttaataattggcattatgcggttgcagaaccactttgcggaccgcagactggtcgtagAGTGGGGcaattttctggggcattttttatgtcatttttgcggccattatgcgaccgcctAACGATTTTGCGGGCTGCACTCTTATCGCATGTTCCGCTTTGTTATGTTTCGGAAGGAGGTTcagcggtgcactatgcgaccgcagaaccgttctgcggtgcattatgcaaccgcagaacaggtctgcgggctgcatagtAACCGCAGACCAAGTCAGTTTCTTTCCAGTTCTAACACCCATTTTAGCGGTCATTTTGCGGACCGtataaccactatgcggtcgcataacctgttccggagctttaatttttgggtttttaaacccgaccctattccgttaaaacacctaccttggaacattttgatcatattttctgatatatttagagagagagggggggggggcTTAGAGGaaggaagtgatcttcatcaaattactttttaattctcacttaaaaccttgaagattttcAAGaaaggcacctaggtcttcttccaaAGTGGTAacattctatcacccaaactcttatttcaaaatataactagaatgggccattagtaaggttaTTCacggggatgggagtgcttaccttgcgtgcatgtgttcctaaggtctATGGGCAGGTTTTGAGTTAAAGagagaaaagaatggggtgtgggttggtggagtcttttacaaaaagggccttaaaacattgatgcacacctagtgtttgataatatgctcaaatgagctagattCATGACCATCTTCTTAATTTTTggccaacttgttatatttctaaaatagattgaagtttcttagaATTCCATATCATATTAGAGTCTAataagctcaattgaggtatgttatcTAAACCccattcttcttagaatcgaatcccacggtgttcatataattggagtaagcccttgatcattatagaattggcgatttctaatgtgtttgtgCTGAAGGaggtaagttcaatatttattctaaatgcttcatcatgttatcttgttatttgatgatgtgttcaaaaatgtggaatgtgttagaaatgtttagacttcatgtcaagatcgaaataaatgTTGTTATacaaaattgtatgaaaagcctctatgtgcgtAAGAtttccaaattgctcatatgtgaatttaatgtcttgaatgggaagccttattgttgttgataatgataatgatattgaatgagGAAAAGGGGTATGGATTAttaaatacggccaagtgccaagaataacTTTGTAATcatgatcactagtgccaatgaattgaaagatatgaaaaaagtatgatgtgagatggttGACTGAAAATGGTaacgtcttgggtgagacggcctagccgatcgggccgtgatcggacgccatgccgcacacatggtggtactgtgctggaaatgattattgaaattgtggttatggttgatgtctcaaatgagaggacctagctgatcgggtcgatatcggactccgtgtaagaatacagaggcattgtgaattgtggaatatcggcactaaagatcacccaacctagtaACGTGGAAATTGACTTAAAAACttatgtcatctttaaattgaaattgatgttttaatatcatttgaagctcttattgaatttttgactgttcctcttttattattattcatgctattgagttggtgtttagctatatatactagtgctattcgacggtactaacgtccctttttccgggggcgctgcatctttaaatggatgcagtgGCTACATAGCGGATAGtgctgatcacagatagtgctgcatcattttctcagcggactcggtgagccccatttctattccggggtcatgtattgtaccttttgtttatattatggtcacttttgaggtatagccggggccttgttgccggcaccatctttactctcttttgtatctttagaggctccgtagacactatgtgggttgtacatgggtgttgggaatgttaaacaagttatgttgtgtttgatcactttttccacttgaactataagaaatgtgtattttgagactcctactgtataatttatgaaatcatgtcttttcttgatcatgggttatttgggtagaaagtatctattCGGCTTGCTcgtccgggttcactcggttgagcgccggtcacgcttcccgaggttgggaaATGgcaaatttggtatcagagcgtaaggttttaaagtgtcctaggatgtctcggagccgtgtcttgTAGGGTCCTTCTTATCAGTatgttgtcaaccacatctataagttggaggctacttggacaattaggaacaatacccttctttgatattctcgatcatgcgatgaaactaattgtgcaactgttccaactctaactcgtgcattcctttaactttcagtatatgacacctaagaagagagcaaggactggccaaggagccaacgcCGACTTAAAGGTGAAATGcctaatgaaacgatttaggattgtatgaatgagcttcCTACGGTATAACTAATGAAACCATgccttttcttgatcatgggtgaattgggtagaaagtatataacatgcttgcttggccgggttcactcgattgagcgccggtcacgcttccCAAGGTTAGAgtgtgacaaacttagtatcagagcctaagattttaaagtatcctaggatgtctcggagtcgtgtctggtagagtccttcttatcggtgtgttgtcgaccacatgtATAAGTTGGGGGCTACTTAgatatttaggaataatacccttctttgatattctggatcgtgcgatgaaactaattgtgcaactgttcctcctctaactcttGCATTGCTTTAACTtttagtatatggcacctaagaagagagcaagaactggccaaggagctaacgccgccttaggagtggcagttgaccctttatttgatgatgcaggtgaacacccgaggggtgaggataatcccttGACTGCTACACTACATGATTCTATTACACCGgaccaggccacaccagttcctacacctacaGAGGGTGCGACGGTTCCTCCATCTAATATTTCGATTCCACCTCAAACCCCAGCTTCCGGTTCatgtatttctgatggggatcttaggggagctatttagatgctgacacagatagtggattctcaagcccagagatcaaatgttgtaCCCACTTCGTCTAGCCAACAcggggattctagtggttccagattgaacaggtttcttcagttggatcctccggtgttcacagGTGCTAATCCCGATGAGGACCCacatgacttcattgatgagatgcctaagactctccgagttatgcgcgctactgagacagagggagtggagttggctgcctaccacctgaaaggggtggcatattcttggtttgagctgtggaaGGACTCTCtggaagaagggagccctccagcgagatggagtgagttcgctgatgcctttatagaccatttcttgcctaccgagactagggcagcccgtgccacagagtttgagaatcttaagcaagggagtaagagtgtgtgggagtattaTATGGAGTTCGCACGTCTGtctaaatatgccattctcatgttgcctactatggaggctagagtgcgccggtttgtgaagggccttagccccttggttatcaatgaggccgctacagctgccttcaattcagatatgaactatgggaggaTGGTAGAATTTGCTCAAGCTATAGagaaccgtaagttgaagaacaaaatggagcgagagggtacctaCAAGGTTCGGTTCGTGGGAAACTTTGGGGAATCATTCGGTGGGGGGTcagcttttaggggagggtcatcagtgCCATCCCAGTCTGTTGCTCAGTCTTCCGCCAGTGCACTGCCAGCAGGGCCCAGTCAGTAGCAAGGGAGTTATTTCAGGCAcaatcagggcagcaggggaccccaccagcagggccgatcaggagggagattccagcagcagtgAAGACCCTCATGCCCTAGGTATGGATAAagggagtgtcgttcatcccgccagggtgcgggtagGGGCACAACACAGCCATCCGGTTCTGCAGCTGCTATATCTTCAGCACCCCTTCCAGCTTGAGGTACTCCAGCaccagcagggcgtggtgcagctaggggtggtgtgCAGAGTTTAGGGggacccagccgtttctatgctatgagtggtcgccagaaTGCAGAAGCTTCTccagatgtcgtcacaggtatattggCTGTCCAAACTCataatgtatatgctcttattgatcccggttccaccttgtcctatgtttcCCCtcttgttgctatggaatttgggatagaatcggaacagcttcctgagccgttctctgtatctactccggttggcgagtctattgtggccgcactATTTTATAGGGGGttgtgttgtcatggtgcgtggtcgggacaccgtggcggatctcattgaattggagaTGGTTGATTTtggatgtaattatgggaatggattggctttattcatgttttgcaaagatcgactgccgaactagaactgtgaggtttgaaatTTCTAATGAGCCActtgttgagtggaagggggataatgtgataccaaaaggtaggtttatttcttaccttaagggcACGACGATGATTAACAAGgtgtgtatctatcatttggtcttGGTTACGGACGCcactgctgaggcacctacactctagtctgtgccagttgtgaatgaatttccgtaggtctttcctgatgagctccctgggattctgccagacagggagattgattttgggattgatgtgatgccagtaacacagcctatatctattccgccctacaggaTGGAACCGAcaaaattgaaggagctaaaggaacaatttaaggatttgttagaaaagggtttcatccgaccgagtgtgtcaccatggggcgcaccggtcatctttgtgaggaagaaagatagaTCACCGAGGATGTGTGTTGACTACCggtagctcaacaaagtcacaatcaaaaacaaatacccactagcaagaatagatgatttatttgatcagttacagggtgctagatacttctccaaaattgatttacgatccgggtatcaccaattgaagatcagggagcaggatatttcgaaaacatctttcagaacccggtatgggcactttgaatttctggtattgtcttttgggctaacaaatgccccggcaactttcatggattttatgaatcgggttttcaagcctttcctcaactcctttgtgatagtgttcattgacgatattcttgtgttttCACGAGATCGAGAGGACCATGACGATCATCTCAGGGAAGTCAtgtagactcttcatcagcaccaattgtatgcgaagttttcaaagtgtgaattttggcttgaaattgtcacattcttgggtcatgttgtctctagagaaggaatcaaggttgatcctcaaaagatttcagcagtaaagaattggcctaggccTACAATGCCCACctagattcgtagtttcttgggcttagcaagGTATTATAGGAAGTTTGTcgaggagttgaaatcaagattgacgacagtgccggtgttgaccctaccgGAAGGTACGAATGATTTCGTGGTATATTGTGATGATTTAAGAATTGagcttgggtgtgtgttaatgcaacacggcaaggTTATAGCATATTCTTCTAGggaactcaagaatcatgaaaagaattatccaacacatgacttagaacttgcggcgatgGTTTTTGAATTAaacatttggcgtcattatttgtaaggggtccatgtggatgtattcatggaccacaagagtcttcaatatattttcaaacaaaaggagctaaATCTGAGGTAAAGAAGATTgtttgagttactcaaggattacgacatcgatatttatatcacccggggaaagtcaatgttgtggtggatgctcttagccggaaatctatgggtagtttggctcacttggaggcatgtcaaaggccattggccaggGAGGGTCATCAGCTagccagtttgggagttcgtcttgcagacactagtgaaggaagggtaattttgcaaaata from Nicotiana tomentosiformis chromosome 11, ASM39032v3, whole genome shotgun sequence encodes:
- the LOC138901463 gene encoding uncharacterized protein, which translates into the protein MLTQIVDSQAQRSNVVPTSSSQHGDSSGSRLNRFLQLDPPVFTGANPDEDPHDFIDEMPKTLRVMRATETEGVELAAYHLKGVAYSWFELWKDSLEEGSPPARWSEFADAFIDHFLPTETRAARATEFENLKQGSKSVWEYYMEFARLSKYAILMLPTMEARVRRFVKGLSPLVINEAATAAFNSDMNYGRMVEFAQAIENRKLKNKMEREGTYKVRFVGNFGESFGGGSAFRGGSSVPSQSVAQSSASALPAGPSQ